In Mytilus trossulus isolate FHL-02 chromosome 6, PNRI_Mtr1.1.1.hap1, whole genome shotgun sequence, a single window of DNA contains:
- the LOC134722508 gene encoding sodium bicarbonate cotransporter 3-like codes for MFTDLISGELAKANTLSNSTEQSIRSILITRHEPQQERKHCDTTIKPNTISQFAKNNFILIATCNSDIELAGISVQNDDSENQETSCKDKSNSTCLNKFPNGAEVANVWTGEFEDLEKTVTAFIRLNEPIFIGDLSQVALPTRFIFLHLTPKSEPSYASEIGGAISNMMVDKVRHTG; via the exons ATGTTTACAGATCTGATATCTGGAGAACTTGCAAAAGCAAACACCTTGTCTAACAGTACTGAACAATCAATAAGATCAATATTGATAACACGTCACGAGCCTCAGCAAGAACGTAAACACTGTGATACGACAATAAAACCAAATACTATATCACAATTCGCCAAAAA CAACTTTATCTTGATAGCTACATGTAACAGCGATATAGAACTTGCTGGAATAAGTGTTCAGAATGACGACAGTGAAAACCAAGAGACGTCTTGTAAGGATAAA tccAATTCAACGTGTTTGAATAAGTTCCCCAATGGTGCAGAGGTTGCCAATGTATGGACTGGTGAATTTGAAGATTTAGAAAAAACAGTCACAGCATTCATTCGATTGAATGAACCCATATTTATTGGAGATTTATCACAAGTAGCATTACCGACCAGGTTCATTTTCCTTCATCTTACTCCCAAATCTGAACCGAGCTATGCATCTGAAATAGGAGGAGCTATTTCAAATATGATGGTCGATAAGGTGAGACATACAGGATAA
- the LOC134722509 gene encoding electroneutral sodium bicarbonate exchanger 1-like: MVLVDALLGEPTPKLTLPHKIQLSYPGREWFVRPYSPSNPWWTMLLAALPAIVTLKGIFVDQHITVVIINRKENKLKKGFGYHLDLTVATICIVVCSLFGLPWQVAATVPSIAHVKSLKIKSKCTAVGEKQVVVGCREQRLTLLIIGILNGCSFFMWPILTVCNGVIRNLF; this comes from the exons ATGGTTCTAGTTGATGCACTACTGGGAGAACCAACTCCTAAGCTAACTCTGCCACATAAGATTCAG CTTTCCTATCCTGGAAGGGAATGGTTTGTAAGACCGTACAGCCCTTCTAATCCTTGGTGGACAATGCTACTAGCAGCTTTACCAGCGATTGTAACTTTAAAGGGGATTTTTGTGGATCAAcatattacagttgttatcaTAAACAGAAAGGAAAATAAACTAAAG AAAGGTTTTGGCTACCATTTAGATTTGACAGTAGCAACGATATGCATTGTGGTGTGTTCTTTATTCGGTCTCCCTTGGCAAGTTGCTGCCACAGTTCCATCAATCGCACATGTGAAAAGTCTCAAAATCAAATCCAAGTGTACGGCAGTGGGTGAGAAACAAGTTGTAGTTGGTTGTAG GGAACAACGTCTTACTCTTCTGATTATCGGAATCCTAAACGGGTGTTCTTTCTTTATGTGGCCAATCTTAACGGTATGTAATGGAGTAATacgtaatttgttttaa